The Archangium primigenium genomic interval ACGAACGCCACCTGGGGCGCCACGTCCCACGCGGCCGGGTTGTGCGCGCCGTTGAGCCAGCGGGTGAGGGACAGGAAGCCCACGCGGATGCCGTGCGACTCCAGGACGAGGGGCTCCCACGCGGCGGCCTCGGTGGGCGCCGAGCCCACGTATTTGAGGCCCGCGCGCTCCAGGTTCGCCCAGGTGAGGGGGATGCCCGCGCGGCGCTGATCGAAGGCGTGGTTGTTGGCCACCGTCACCAGGTCCACGCCCGCGGCCACCAGGGCGCGCGGCAGGGCGGGCGGCGCGTCGAAGATGAGCGAGGCGGTGGGGGCGCGCGGGTCGCCGCTCACGGGCGTCTCCAGGTTCACCACGGCCACATCCGCGGCCCGCAGCACGGGGGCGATGGGCTCCAGCACGAAGTCCCACCCCTCCAGGGTCCCCGCGCCCGCGCGCGCCCGGGCGGCCTCCTTCACCCCGTCATGGGGGATGACATCGCCGCCGAACACCAACTCCACGCGCGAGGCGGCGGGCGCGGCACACACCAGGGAGGCGACGAGGAAGACCGGAACCATCACCCGGCGCACGTTAACCGAGCCCCGCTCAGGTGCCCACGGGCTCCTCGGCGCGCGGGGGGAGCGCGCCATCGCCTGGCAGCCACACCGTGAAGGTGGTGCCGGAGCCCTCGGACGAGTGCACGTCCACCCGCCCGCCGTGCGCCCGGACCACGTGCTGCACGATGAACAGGCCCAGCCCCACGCTGCGCGCGGCGATGTCCGGCCCCTGGACCCCGCGCTGCAGCGCCTGGAAGAGCCGGGGCAACAGGTCGGCGGGGATGGGGGGCCCGTCGTTGTGGACCTCCAGCACGCACCCCGCCCCCTGCGCGCGCGAGCGCACGCGCACGGGCGTCTCGGGCGGGCTGTAGCGCAGGGCGTTGATGACCAGGTTCTGCACCACCTGATGCAGCCGGGCCTCGTCCCAGCGGCCCCGGCCCTCCCCCACCCGCTCGAAGTCGATGTGGCGGTCCGGGAAGGCCATCTGCACCTCCTCCAGCGTCTGGCCGATGGTGTCGTGGAAGTTCATGGGCGCGCGGCTGATGGGAATGCCTCCGCCGAGCCGCGCCTGGGTGAAGTCCAGGAGGTCGCGGATGAGCCGGATGGCGCGGTCCGCGCTGGAGATGATGCGCGCGGCGTTCTTCGTGGCGCGCTCGCCCAGATCGTCGCGCCGCAGCAGGGCCTGGGCGGACAGGAGGATGGCGTTGATGGGGTTGCGCAGGTCGTGGCTGACGATGCCGATGAGCTGCTGCTCGATCTCCGACCGGCCCGCGGCCTCCTGCTCCTGGCGCTTGCGCTCGGAGATGTCCCGCGAGACGGTGGCCAGGCCCACGGGCTCGCCCGTCTGGGCGTCGTTGAGCACGAAGACGGAGTAATGGATGGGCAGCGTCGCGCCCGTGCCGAAGTGGCGGAAGCGGAACTCCCCTTCCCAGCGGCCCTGGGCGTGCACCGTGGGGAGGATCCGCTCGCGCACGAAGGCCCGATCCGACTCCGGGAAGAAGTCGAACACCGGCAGCCCCGGCACGGCGTCCGGAGACAGGCCCACCAGCCGCCGTCCCGCGTCGTTGACGTAGAGCACGTGGCCCTCGAGGTCCGCCATGCCGATGAACTCCGAGGACTGCTCCACCACGGCCGCCAGCTTCCCGCGCTCGCGCTCGGCCAGGCGCGCCGCCTCCCGCGCGCGCGCGGCGGCGATGTTGCCCTCCACGCGGGCGAGCAGTTCCCGGGCCGAGAAGGGCTTGGCCAGGTAGTCGTTGGCGCCCTGTCGCAGGCCCTCGACGGTGGACTCCTCGCCCGCCCGGGCCGACAGGAGGATGATGGGCACCTCGCGCGTACGGGGCGACTCGCGCAGGCGCCGCACGAGCCCGTACCCGTCCAGGCCCGGCATCATCACGTCGCTGAGCACCAGGTCCGGCACCCGGTGCGCGAGGGCCTCCAGGGCCGCGAGGCCGTCGGACGCCGTCTCCACCGTGTAGCGCCCCTCCAGCAGGCGGCGCACGTACACGCGCATGTCCGCGTTGTCGTCCACCAGCAGCACGTGTCCGTCCCGCGCCGGCTCCGCCAGGGGCCCGGGCAACAGCGGAAGCACGGGCACCTCCCGCGCCGTCGCCGGGGGCGGCGCGTCCAGCCAGCCCACCGCGTCGTTGAGGAAGGCCGCGGCGCTGTCCCCCAGCGCGGAGGGCGTGGGCTCGCGCGCGCGCTGCTCCACGGGCAGGTGCCCCTCGCCCCGGGGCACGGACACGGTGAAGGTCGAGCCCTGACCCACCTGGCTCTCCGCCTGGATGCTCCCGCCGTGCAACCGCACCAGCTCCTGCACCAGGGACAGTCCGATGCCACTGCCCTCGAAGCTGCGGCCCCGCGCGCCCTGCACCCGGTGGAAGCGCTCGAAGACGCGCGGCAGCTCCGCCTCGGGGATGCCCACGCCCGTGTCGGACACGCGCAGCTCCACGTCCGCCTCCCGCTCGCGCAGGCTCACGCGCACCTCGCCCTCGAAGGTGAACTTGAAGGCGTTGGACAGCAGGTTGAGGACGATCTTCTCCCACATCTCCCGGTCCACCCACGGCCACTCCTGCAAGGGCGGGCAGTCCACGACGAAGCGCAGGCCCGCGCGCTCCAGGGTCGAGCGGAAGGTGCTGGCCAGCCCCTCGGTGAGCGCGGCCAGGTCCGTGGGCGCGTAGGCCGCCTGGGCCCGGCCCGCCTCGATGCGCGAGAAGTCCAGGAGCGAGTTGACGAGCTTGAGCAGCCGCAGGCCATTGCGGTGGATGGTGTCCAGGCGCTCGCGCTGCTGGGGGCCGAGCGGCTCGTGCGGGTCCTCCAGCGCGTCACGCGAGGGGCCCAAGAGCAGGGCCAGCGGCGTGCGGAACTCGTGGCTGATGTTGTTGAAGAAGGTCGTCTTGGCGCGATCCAACTGGGCGAGCGCCTCGACCCGGGCCCGCTCCTCCTCGCGGGCCCGCGCGCCGGACAGGGACGTGGACACGGTGCGCGCCGCGAGCCGCAGGAAGTCCTCGTAGGACGCGTCGAACGCGCGGCGTGGACTGAGGCCCGTCACCAGCACGCCACTGGCCCGCGCGTGGCCCGACAACATCAGGGGCTGCAGCCACACCGACGAGGCGCCCTCGGGCCAGGGTCCCCCGGGCAGCGGCCCGAGCGCCGCGGGCACCTCCGGCCCCCGCAGCAGCCGCGCCGCGCCCTCGCGCAACACCGCCCCCAGGGGCCAGGTGTCCCCCGCCTCGTCTCCGAGCACCAGCCGCGCGGGCGCCACCGCGCCGCCCACCTCCACGCCACTCGAGCCCGCCAGGCGCGCCGTGCCCTCCGGCTCCACGAGGTACAGCAGGGCGAAGGGGATGTCGTTCGGGCTCGAGGCCAGCACCCGCGAGGCCTCCCGGCAGGCGTCGTGCACCGTGGCCTGCTCGCCCGAGAAGGCGCTCAGGTCCCGGATGACGCGCAGGCGCCGCTCGTTGATGATCTGCTCCGTCGTCTCCGTGAGGGCCGCGAAGATGCCGCCCACGCCCCCGGACTCGTCGCGGATGGGCGAGTGGCTGTAGGAGAAGTAGCACTCCTCCAGGTAGCCGTTGCGGTCGAGCAGCATCAGCAGGTTCTCGACGCGCACCGGCTCGCCGGTGGCGCGGATGCGCTCCCAGGTGGGCCCGAGCACGTCGGTCCACACCTCGGGCCAGGTCTCCGCCGCGGCCTGCCCCAGCGCGGCCGGGTGCTTCGTCGCGCCGGAGATGGGCCGGTACGCGTCGTTGTACATCTGCACGTACTGGGGACCCCAGGCGAGGTAGAGCGGATAGTTGGAGGCGAGCA includes:
- a CDS encoding ATP-binding protein — translated: MSQRSAVDEVLVGGGACGELLRQVDWARTPVGPVEDWPQSLRTTVGIVLASNYPLYLAWGPQYVQMYNDAYRPISGATKHPAALGQAAAETWPEVWTDVLGPTWERIRATGEPVRVENLLMLLDRNGYLEECYFSYSHSPIRDESGGVGGIFAALTETTEQIINERRLRVIRDLSAFSGEQATVHDACREASRVLASSPNDIPFALLYLVEPEGTARLAGSSGVEVGGAVAPARLVLGDEAGDTWPLGAVLREGAARLLRGPEVPAALGPLPGGPWPEGASSVWLQPLMLSGHARASGVLVTGLSPRRAFDASYEDFLRLAARTVSTSLSGARAREEERARVEALAQLDRAKTTFFNNISHEFRTPLALLLGPSRDALEDPHEPLGPQQRERLDTIHRNGLRLLKLVNSLLDFSRIEAGRAQAAYAPTDLAALTEGLASTFRSTLERAGLRFVVDCPPLQEWPWVDREMWEKIVLNLLSNAFKFTFEGEVRVSLREREADVELRVSDTGVGIPEAELPRVFERFHRVQGARGRSFEGSGIGLSLVQELVRLHGGSIQAESQVGQGSTFTVSVPRGEGHLPVEQRAREPTPSALGDSAAAFLNDAVGWLDAPPPATAREVPVLPLLPGPLAEPARDGHVLLVDDNADMRVYVRRLLEGRYTVETASDGLAALEALAHRVPDLVLSDVMMPGLDGYGLVRRLRESPRTREVPIILLSARAGEESTVEGLRQGANDYLAKPFSARELLARVEGNIAAARAREAARLAERERGKLAAVVEQSSEFIGMADLEGHVLYVNDAGRRLVGLSPDAVPGLPVFDFFPESDRAFVRERILPTVHAQGRWEGEFRFRHFGTGATLPIHYSVFVLNDAQTGEPVGLATVSRDISERKRQEQEAAGRSEIEQQLIGIVSHDLRNPINAILLSAQALLRRDDLGERATKNAARIISSADRAIRLIRDLLDFTQARLGGGIPISRAPMNFHDTIGQTLEEVQMAFPDRHIDFERVGEGRGRWDEARLHQVVQNLVINALRYSPPETPVRVRSRAQGAGCVLEVHNDGPPIPADLLPRLFQALQRGVQGPDIAARSVGLGLFIVQHVVRAHGGRVDVHSSEGSGTTFTVWLPGDGALPPRAEEPVGT